ACGGCTCCGGCTCTTCACCTTAACCTCGCATGCAATCGTAACTCGCCGGTTCATTCTACAAAAGGCACGCCATTACCCATTAACGGGCTTTGACTTGTTGTAGGCACACGGTTTCAGGATCTATTTCACTCCCCTTCCGGGGTGCTTTTCACCTTTCCCTCACGGTACTGGTTCACTATCGGTCATTAGGGAGTATTTAGCCTTGCGGGATGGTCCCCGCGGATTCCGACGGAATTTCTCGTGTTCCGCCGTACTCAGGATCCTCCTAGGTGTTGCCAACATTTCGTCTACGGGGCTATTACCCACTTTGGCGAACCTTTCCAGGTTCTTCGACTATCTTGACAGACTACCACAACGGAGTCCTACAACCCCAACAAGCAAGCTTGTTGGTTTGGGCTCTTCCCGTTTCGCTCGCCGCTACTCAGGGAATCGAATTTTCTTTCTCTTCCTGCAGGTACTTAGATGTTTCAGTTCTCTGCGTCTACCTCTAACCAGCTATGTATTCACTGGAAAGTAACATCCTATAAAAGATGCTGGGTTTCCCCATTCGGAAATCTCTGGATCATAGCTCACTTACAGCTCCCCAAAGCATATCGGTGTTAGTCCCGTCCTTCATCGGCTCCTAATGCCAAGGCATCCACCGTGCGCCCTTATTCACTTAACCTTACGATCTTACGATCGGTTTTGTTTGGTTCGTTTCTCTAGCGATAGAGGCGTGACCAATAAAATAAGCTTCGAACTATTTTAATTAAAAAACTCATTCAACGCGGTGTTCTCGGTTTGTTTTGATTACTTTTTTACTTCAATATCCAGTTTTCAATGAACAATATTAGTAACCCATTGGTTACTAATGGAGCCTAGCGGGATCGAACCGCTGACCTCCTGCGTGCAAAGCAGGCGCTCTCCCAGCTGAGCTAAGGCCCCGTGGTACTATTAATTTGAGAGTAAACCTCTCAAAACTGAACAAAGTGTAGACGAATGTGTAAGTTTCCGTAATATTCCTTAGAAAGGAGGTGATCCAGCCGCACCTTCCGATACGGCTACCTTGTTACGACTTCACCCCAATCATCTATCCCACCTTAGGCGGCTGGCTCCACAAGGGTTACCTCACCGACTTCGGGTGTTACAAACTTTCGTGGTGTGACGGGCGGTGTGTACAAGGCCCGGGAACGTATTCACCGCGGCGTGCTGATCCGCGATTACTAGCGATTCCGGCTTCATGTAGGCGAGTTGCAGCCTACAATCCGAACTGAGAGAAGCTTTAAGAGATTTGCATGACCTCGCGGCCTAGCGACTCGTTGTACTTCCCATTGTAGCACGTGTGTAGCCCAGGTCATAAGGGGCATGATGATTTGACGTCATCCCCACCTTCCTCCGGTTTGTCACCGGCAGTCTCGCTAGAGTGCCCAACTGAATGATGGCAACTAACAATAAGGGTTGCGCTCGTTGCGGGACTTAACCCAACATCTCACGACACGAGCTGACGACAACCATGCACCACCTGTCACTTTGTCCCCGAAGGGAAAGCTCTATCTCTAGAGTGGTCAAAGGATGTCAAGACCTGGTAAGGTTCTTCGCGTTGCTTCGAATTAAACCACATGCTCCACCGCTTGTGCGGGCCCCCGTCAATTCCTTTGAGTTTCAACCTTGCGGTCGTACTCCCCAGGCGGAGTGCTTAATGCGTTAGCTGCAGCACTGAAGGGCGGAAACCCTCCAACACTTAGCACTCATCGTTTACGGCGTGGACTACCAGGGTATCTAATCCTGTTTGCTCCCCACGCTTTCGAGCCTCAGCGTCAGTTGCAGACCAGAGAGTCGCCTTCGCCACTGGTGTTCCTCCATATATCTACGCATTTCACCGCTACACATGGAATTCCACTCTCCTCTTCTGCACTCAAGTCTCCCAGTTTCCAATGACCCTCCCCGGTTGAGCCGGGGGCTTTCACATCAGACTTAAGAAACCGCCTGCGCTCGCTTTACGCCCAATAAATCCGGACAACGCTTGCCACCTACGTATTACCGCGGCTGCTGGCACGTAGTTAGCCGTGGCTTTCTGGTTAGATACCGTCAAGGTAAGAGCAGTTACTCTCCTACTTGTTCTTCTCTAACAACAGAGTTTTACGATCCGAAAACCTTCTTCACTCACGCGGCGTTGCTCGGTCAGACTTTCGTCCATTGCCGAAGATTCCCTACTGCTGCCTCCCGTAGGAGTCTGGGCCGTGTCTCAGTCCCAGTGTGGCCGATCACCCTCTCAGGTCGGCTATGCATCATGGCCTTGGTGAGCCGTTACCTCACCAACTAGCTAATGCACCGCGGGTCCATCCATCAGTGACACCCGAAAGCGTCTTTCAAATCAACACCATGCGGTGTCGACTATTATGCGGTATTAGCACCTGTTTCCAAGTGTTATCCCCCTCTGATGGGTAGGTTACCCACGTGTTACTCACCCGTCCGCCACTCCTCTTTTCAATTGAGTGCAAGCACTCGGTAGAAAAGAAGCGTTCGACTTGCATGTATTAGGCACGCCGCCAGCGTTCGTCCTGAGCCAGGATCAAACTCTCATAATAAAAGTTGAACACAATCCGAAGATTGTTAAGCTCATTTGTTTGCTAGCATATTGCTTCGCTTCGTTAAAAATTGTTGTTTGTTTTTACCGTTGTAAAAACAACCTACACATTTGGTTCGTCTTACTTTGTTCAGTTTTCAAAGGTCTACCGTGTTACCTCGCAGCAACTTTTATATCATATCAAATCTTCGATTCGATGTCAACACTTTTTTAAAAAAAGTTTCAAAGTTTTTTTCTGCTTGATGTTATCGAATATTTCGTGACAACTTCATTAGTTTATCAGGTTACTCGTTGTTTGTCAATAACTTTCTCGCTGATTTTTCAAGTTTTTTCAAACTTGAATTGTTATTCTATTTTAGTTGGTTGCCACTCGTTTCTGCGACAACTTCACTAGTTTATCAGGTCATTCGTCGTTTGTCAACAACTTTCTCGCTGATTCCCAAAGTTTTTTTCAAACTTGGTTTGTTATGTTATGTGATCGTTTGGCGTGTTACATCAGTGCCTTGCGACAAGATATAATATAACAAGTTTTTCTTTATTGGTCAACTCTTTTTTTGAAAAAAATAAAAAAGAGTTTTATTCTATTCTACTGCTTAGACTCAAGCTTTCGCCTTTACGTTTGAAACCAAACTTTTTATCATATTTTCTACTTAAATATCATTTAAGTACGATTGTTTTTTATATTTCGTATGAAAATAGTTCGAATTCATTCCCATTCCAATCATTTGAACTTCCAACATTAATAAATTCATTCTCTTGATAAAACTGCATTAACTTCTCATTACTAGCTAAACAATCTAGACGTAAATCTGATACTTCACCACTAAACTTTCGTTTTAATTCGTTCAGTAACTCTTTTCCATAAGATTTCCCTCTGTAAGCAGGACGGATAATCACACGATGAAGGTAGTACGCCTTTTGATCAAACCCAAAATCTTTCCAAAGTAATTTATCCCATTCTGTTGGTGTTTTCCAAGCTGCTGCCATTCCGACTAATTGATTCATACTATTATAGAAGAAAAAGACTTCTCCTTTGGACACAGCTGTTGCCAATCCATGCTTGTCTTCTCCCTGTAAAACATCTGACCATTGATCACTGCCTTGCTCTTTCAACCATTCAGCACTTTCTTTCAATAAAGACATGACTATTTGAGTCTCTGTAATTGTTGCTTGTTTTAATTTTATGGTATTTCCCTCCTATATAAAAAGAGACGAAACAAAACTAAACTTTAGCTTTGCTTCGCCCATCTAAATCTGAAATAAGAGATTTACAATACAATCTCTTATTTTTTATGTATCTGTTTAGTTTTAAAACATCGGTACTCCTTGTATATCATACGAAGCTAACAAATTTTTTAATTCAGACGGCTTTTCCCATACATATCTATCATCGATCATTGGAATAACATGTTCTTCATTCATTTCAAATACGAATAAAGGCATATTCTCAGCATCTGTATGAGCATTCGTTAACTCGACTAAATTAATTGAAGTAACATCTAGTTGAATTTCTTCTTTGAAAACTTGCAACATACTCGCTAATCCCGTCATATCTTCCGAAACTTTTGTTGTAACAAAGGTCATTGACTCACCCACTGGATGAACAAGAAACTTTTTCGAACCATCATTTAGGTTCAGCATAATAGTACCAGCGACTTTTTTGTTAGACAAAACATCCACCTCAATTAATTTTTGTTTTCAGAAACTAGGAAAATTGTACCATATTTTCTGAAAAAAAACAGAATTATTTCTCAAGTAATTTATCCATTGCTTCATCAGTCCATATAGGAAGCTCTTTTTCTAAAGTCTCAAAGCCGATTTTCTTATTTTTATTCGTGAAGTATTTTTTGCGTCTATGATTCGGTTGTTGTATTTGAGGTTCTAACGTTCTTAAAGACAAGCTGATTTTTTTTGAATATTCATCGATATCAATCACTTGAACTTCTACTTTTTGTCCAATGACCAATAAACTGTGAATGTTTTTAGTGTACCCCGCCTGTACTTCTGAAACGTGTATCAAACCTTGAACTGTATCACTTAATGAAACAAATGCACCATAAGGCTGCAGACCTGTAATTGTTCCATTAAGAATCATCCCTATTTTGTATTCCATTCTATTATCCTCTTTTCGTTATCCAAACAAAATGATTATCTCATTTAAAATGATATCATGTTCCATTAAAAAGTGCATGAATTTATTTCTACTATTATATTATTGGTTCTTTTTGTTCATATTTTATTCAAAGTCCATTATACTATAGTTAAGTCTTGTTTAACGAGAATTATTTACTATAGAAAGGAAGAATTGAATGGTAGAATTTGATACAGTCTATAACCGTTGCAATACAAATAGTTCCAAGTGGGACTCCGTTAAAGATACCTATGGAGAAGACGACTTATTACCGATGTGGATAGCCGACATGGATTTCAAAGCGAATCTGCCTGTGTTAGATGCACTAAAGAAAACAGCGGAACAAGGTATTCTGGGCTACTCTCCTGCTCCTGATTCATTATATGAAGCAATTCAGAGCTGGCAAAAACGACATCATGATTATTTAATCAGTAAAGAAGCGATTCTTTTTAATAGTGGCGTTGTGCCAAGTCTATCTTTAGCTATTCAAGCATACACTGAACCTGGGGATGCTATTTTGATTCATGATCCTGTTTATCCTCCATTTGCAAAAGTTGTTGAGCAAAACAATCGTAAACTGGTTCGCAGTCAGTTATTAATAGACCACGAGCACTTTGTTATGGATTTGGAAAAGATGGAAAAACAAATCATTGCTGAAAATGTCCGGCTGTTTATTCTTTGTAATCCTCATAATCCAGGTGGACGTGTTTGGACAAAAAGTGAGCTTGAGGCTTTTGGTAAACTATGTGCAAAATATGACGTGCTTGTTATTAGCGATGAAATCCATCAAGATTTGATTTTTGCTCCTCATGTATTCACGACATTCACAAATGTTCACCCAACATTCAAAGAGTTCTCGATTACTTTGACCGCTGCAACTAAAACGTTTAATCTAGCTGGTATTAAAAACTCTATGATTTTCATTGAAAATCCTGATTTACGGAAAAAATTTGTTGCTGCACAAGAACGAAATTTCCAGAACGAAATTAATGTCTTTGGTTATGTAGGAACACAAGCTGCATATCAGCATGGTGATATTTGGTTAGAGGAGCTACTTGTTTACTTAAAAGAAAATATTGATACAGTTAGCGAGTTCTTAAAAACTGAACTTTCTGAAGTTAAAATGATGCATCCTGAAGGAACTTATCTAATCTGGTTAGATTTTTCTGCTTTTAATCTGACCGATGCACAATTACAAAAACAACTGATTCATAAAGGGAAAGTCGTTTTAAATCCCGGGATTTCTTTCGGGCCTAAGGGGACACAACATATGCGCTTAAATGTTGCTTGTCCAAAAGAAACACTCTTAGAAGGTTTAAACAGAATAAAACAATCTTTTAAATAGAATAAAAAGCCCCAAACAAAACGAAAAAACAGTTTTGTTTGGGGCTTTAATGTTGACTAAAGAGTATTTATTCGCTGATTTCTACTTTGTCGATGACTACATCAAATGTCGGACGATCTTGAGAGTCTCTTTGCACTCCACCGATTTCATCCACAACATCCATACCTTCCACTACATGACCAAAAACCGTATGACGGAAATCTAACCATGGTGTTCCGCCTTTTTTATAAGCTTCGATAACTTCTGTAGGGAAACCTGCACCTTCTAATTGCCCCATCATGTTTGCTGGAACATTTTGGTTATTGACGATGAAAAATTGGCTGCCATTAGTGTTTGGTCCAGCATTTGCCATTGATAATGCACCACGCAAATTGAAAACATCTTTAGAAAATTCATCTTCAAATTTTTCGCCGTAAATACTTTCACCACCCATACCTGTTCCAGTAGGATCGCCACCTTGGATCATGAAGTCAGGGATAACACGGTGAAAAATCACACCATCGTAATAACCTTTTTTCGCTAGTTGAACAAAGTTTTCAACTGTTTTTGGAGCATGTTCTGGAAAAAGTTGAACAGTGATATCTCCGCGGTTGGTTTTTATCACGGCTTTAGGTCCTTTTTCATTTGCTAAATCTAATTGTGGAAATTCTGACATCGTTATTTCCTCCTCGTTAATTTTTACTTACTTATAATATCATAAACAACTTCACTTGAAAATTCCATTATCTTTGTTATTCTTTTAAGAGAATCTTTTTTTCACAAACTGCTACTTGCTTTTTTCGGTTACAAGTGATATTTTGTGAAAAACGATATACTACATTTTTGCTTTCATTTTATATAGATGAAAACTTTTTTATTATAGAAACTGGAGGAAATTTTGATGTCTGACTCAAAAAATATATATGATTTAACGATTGTTGGCGCTGGTCCTGTCGGTCTTTTCGCCGCTTTTTATGCAGGAATTCGTAAAGCGAAAACTAAAATTATCGATAGCTTGCCTCAACTTGGCGGACAGCTCTCAACGCTTTACCCTGAAAAATATATTTATGATGTTCCTGGTTTTCCTGCAATCAAAGCGAGTGAACTAATCGAGAATTTAGAAAAACAAATTGCTCCTTTTGCACATGAAACTTGTTTAGAAGAAGAAGTGAGAAATTTGGTGCAAGAAGATGGTTACTTGCGGATTGAAACATCAAAAGGTGTTCACTACTCTAAAGCCGTTATCTTTGCCATTGGAAATGGTTCGTTCCAACCTAGACGTTTAACGATTGATGGTGCAGCTGAACTTGAAGGAAACCATGTTCATTATTATGTTACTGATATGAATAAATTTTCTGGAAAGAAAGTTGCTATCGCTGGTGGTGGTGATTCTGCTATTGATTGGGCCTTAATGTTGGAACCTATCGCAGAAGAAGTTTCGATCATTCATCGTCGTCCTGAGTTTCGTGGACACGAACACAGCGTGGACAACTTGAAAAATTCTGAGGTATCTATTTATACACCTTATGTTATTGACCAACTTTTAGTAGAAAATAATTCATTCAAAGGTATTCAATTGAAAGAAACAAAAGCGGATAATTTTGAAAAGCTTGATTTAGATTCTTTAATCATCAATTATGGATTTACTTCATCCTTAAGTCATTTAAAAGACTGGGGCTTGGATGTTAGCCGAAACGCAATCGAAGTCAACTCGGATATGTCAACCAATATCCCTGGTGTTTATGCAGTTGGTGATATTTGCAACTACGATGGCAAAGTCAAATTGATTGCAACTGGTTTTGGTGAGGCACCGACTGCTGTCAACAACGCTCTACATTTTGTTAAACCAGATACTCGAACTCAACCGATGCATAGTACTAGTTTATTTGAAGGAAAAGAAGCGAATATGCTTTAATAAGAAAGAGCATGAGACAAAACTAAAAAACAGTTTTGTTTCGCGCTCTAAATCCGAATAAACGGCGAGAAAAGAGCAGATACTTCGGAAATAAGCTGAAATTCACAAAAATTCGAAAAGCAATTTTCGTGAATTCCCTCTTATTTCTCGGAGTTAAACGCTTTTGTCTCGGCCTATTTTTATCCCATTTCTTCTTGCCAAAGTACAATCGCTTTTTTTATGTTAAGCACCAGTTCTTCTGGTGTTTCTCCAGTGATTCGTTCTCCTTCAAACAATACAAAGTAAGTTTGAGCGCAAAGAACACATTCATTCATACAAGAATAAGAGATTACATCGCCATTTTCTTCAATAAAAGGATCACTTAACAACAGCTCTGCGCCCTTAGCCAAATTTTGTTCGCAACATTCTATTAGTGGATTCATTGATCTTCTCCTTGCATTTTTATCTGTAGATAGTATACCATTAATATATTCTAAGTTTAGAAATGAAGCATTGGAGGTTTTTATTTTGGTAATAAAAGGTGAAACATTGGAACAGAAAGCGCGACAATTATTAAAAGAGCGTGGTGTTGAGATGGAGGATTTGGTAGAATTGGTTTTATTCTTACAACAACCTTATATAGAAGATCTTGATGTGGCAACTTGTATTGAACATATTGATAGTGTTTTATCAAAGCGTGAAGTGCATAACACGATTATTACGGGTATTCAATTAGATATTTTAGCTGAGGAAAAAAAATTACTTCATCCTTTACAAGAGATTTTAGAAGAAGATGAAGGTCTTTACGGTATCGATGAAATTTTAGCGCTCTCAATCGTTAATGTCTATGGTTCGATTGGCTTTACAAATTACGGCTATATCGATAAAGTAAAACCTGGTATTTTAGCTAAGTTGAATTCTCATGAAGGACCGCAAGTTCATACTTTTTTAGATGATATCGTGGGCGCAATTGCTGCAGCCGCTGCTAGTCGTTTAGCTCATTCTCAACCAGATAAAAGTATGATCACACAGTGATTAGTTTTTTCAGATAAAAAATTGGAGTAGAACCTTACTATACCAATACTATTGGTTACTTAAAGAAAGGTTACTACTCTTTTTTATGTTTTTAACGGCTTTTCAATTGCATCAATAGTAATTCTTCTATTATAATAAGTTTAAAGTATATGACATACTATATACTTATGATTAAAGCTACCACTATAGGTAAAAAGAGTTTCTTCTGATTTTAAATGAGCACATTTTTTTCAGTCGTTGATTTTCTTCCCCAATAGATAAATCAAATGCCTATAGTGGTAAACTTTATTCAACACACCCCAAATCGTTAAATCATACATACCTCCAATATATATGCACGTTCAACACGGATACTTGAAACAAGAGATAGAAGCAAAAAATAAAAAAACGGTATCAGAATTCCTTCCAATACCGTTGTATCGTTCAATAAGTAAACCCTGGCATGTTCATCATCTCATGTATTTTTAGGGGTAGATATTTTCCTAAAAATTGAGTACAATGAATCATGTCAGTGCTTTTGCATTGACGAGGGCAACTTGATTGGTCAGCGTATTGACTCATCAGGGCTTCGTAGTTTGGCGGCCACCAAACTGTGAAGTGCCTTTTTTATTTTATTCTTTTGCTTCTATCATGTACTCATTGTACAAGATGAGTGAATGTTTCGTCAATGCTGATTCAGCTTTATTTTTTCCTTGAAAATCAATCTTTCTTTAAACAAATGCTAGTTACAAGGCTTTCCTTATTATTTTCTGTTTAGTAGAAATTCTTATTAACTGACTAATACTTCACTTAGAATCGTTAGGAAATAGTAATTACGATTATTGATTTGTCGATACAGCCATCTTCAGTGCTTGTAATGCATCAAAGTGTTGAATAGTATAGACCGTTGTTCCTTTTTGCCACACGACTGAATTATTTTGGTAGCTATCACTTATGCTAGCTGTTAAAGAAATCTGTCCAACATTTTGAGGAGCGGGTAGCATCGCTGTTTCTAAGTAAGCAACAGCTTCTTTGGCTAACGGCTCAGCAACTTCCCCACCAATATTTGATGCCCTAACAACCAGGCTCCAATTTCCTTCTTGCCATGATAAAAAACTAGAACCTGCGGCACCTTGTTGGTATCCTGTAATTCCATACCCTAAATTGATCTGACTTCCACCGTTATCAATGATTTGATTGACAGCACTGGCAGCAGCTTCATTTGAATCATAGGTTTTTTTCTCAAATGAAGCAATTGGTTGTAAGTCATTGACTGCAGGATCATTAACCTCAATCCCATGATCTTCAGCATAATACAAAATTCTAAAATTTCCTTGATCAACAGCACCTGTCGTTGCTGCAGTCAAATAGACAGCGGTTTGACTTGTTAAGATTGCTTGTGGCAATTGATCATTTGAAAAATCATTTTTTAACTGATTTAAAACAGTGTCAGCTTGTTTTGCTGGTGTATTTTTTTCTGATTTTACAGTAGATTGGCTTTCACTGGTTTTTGTTTCAGATGAAGACGATTTTGTTGAGCTTTGACTTGTACTAGATTTTGTAGTCGTTTTACTTGTTGCTGTGGTGGTTTGACTTGTTTTTTCAGTACTTTTAGCTGTAGTAGAACTTTCAGTAGTCTTGCCTTTTCCGCCACAAGCGGCTAGCGATAATCCTGCTAGTAATATAAATGAATAGATGAATCTCTTTTTCATTTTTTCCCCTCCTAGATGTTTCTTTTCTTTAGTTTATCATTAAATAATGGAATACTCACTTCATATGATTATTATGAAGAACAAATCAAAATAAATAAAAAAAGAGAATGCATATTCCATCTTCTAAACGTCCTAAAACGCCGACAAAATACCATTCTCGTGGGTTTGGCACCCAATAGGTCGTAAGGGGCTCGAACCCATGACCCGCTGATTAAGAGTCGATTAAATCATATATTATCCTTGTAAACCTTATTAAATCAGTGTTCTTTTTATTGGTTTCATCATTATTATTAGTTTTTAACTCTGTTTTAGACAATAATTAGTCATCGTTTTTGAAGTTTTTTAGTTCATTTGATAACACTCTTAAATACTCTTCCTCATCTTCTTCGTAAGTAATAATGTCAAAACTGATTTCAGCATCAATTTCACTTAAGAAATGAACCATTGGTGAATCTACAACCATTGCAGGAAAATCTCCATCATAACAATCTATTGATAATACTACAGCGTACTTAATTTGTTCATCTTTAGCCTTTTTTTCAGAATACTAGTTTTAGGTTTAAATTTACTTAGTATCTCCTGATATGCTAAAGTAAAATCATACATTTCACAGAATGTTTTACTATAGCACCGACTATACCTTGGGCGATATTCTTCTGGCAGATTAGTTTTTTTTTATTACATCTAATCAATCATATAACCCCTTTATTATTCCCTATACCTAATTTTTCAGATAGTTAACATTGACAAAAAGACCTATTGAAGAGTAAGTTCTATTGGAACAGAAAGTCCTCCGTTCCCTTCAACATTTGAAGCAAACTGACATATGATTTTATTTTCTCCCTTAATATCAATGTAACAGCTACTTTTATTACTGGTGAAGACAAAACTGTCCTCTTTTGACCGTACATCATATTTATACAATAGTGTATCGTTACTCTCTCCATTTTCAATAATTTCCAAAGTATTCATATCACTACTTTTGAAGACAATGGTTGTATCCTGATTACTATTTTTCCACTCTTTATCCAGTAAAAAACGGAAAATATACTCTCTACTTGATAATTTTTCTTCCACAGGATTTGATTGTTTAGAATACAAATAAACACCCACCACAATGAATAAAACAAATAAAGAGATAATTATTGGAAATTTCTTAGTGAGTGTTCCCATGTAAATTTCCCTCCTGGAAACGGTAATGTTGGTGATTTAACGCCGCCATCAATACAGTTTGTATGAGGATACCAAGGATTCCAAATATAATACACATTTAACCCTTTATCAGGATTTACCCATCCATGAAGAACCAATGCATGGTAAGCATATTTTGCATTCGTATCATATTCTACTTTGGCAAATACAAATACAGGATTTCCTTTGTTCAACTCGTTTCTATTCTCGGCTAAAGTTAAAGGACGATTAACATAATAGGGATTCATTCCTAATTTTGATTTTGAATAATCCATAGCTTGCTGCATATTTATTCCACCGTTCATATAGAAACTTTGCCCTGTCGCTTTTGGGAAAAAATGTCTCATGACTGTTTCTGCTTTCAAATAAAATGAAGATCGCTTGGTATTAGCTATTGCACTTAGCGCATAGCCCATACACCACTCATTTTTCCCACCATTCACTTGTAATTGATTCTCATAAATTTTTAAATCTATCATAGAATAA
This genomic stretch from Enterococcus haemoperoxidus ATCC BAA-382 harbors:
- a CDS encoding GNAT family N-acetyltransferase, with protein sequence MSLLKESAEWLKEQGSDQWSDVLQGEDKHGLATAVSKGEVFFFYNSMNQLVGMAAAWKTPTEWDKLLWKDFGFDQKAYYLHRVIIRPAYRGKSYGKELLNELKRKFSGEVSDLRLDCLASNEKLMQFYQENEFINVGSSNDWNGNEFELFSYEI
- a CDS encoding CvfD/Ygs/GSP13 family RNA-binding post-transcriptional regulator, which codes for MEYKIGMILNGTITGLQPYGAFVSLSDTVQGLIHVSEVQAGYTKNIHSLLVIGQKVEVQVIDIDEYSKKISLSLRTLEPQIQQPNHRRKKYFTNKNKKIGFETLEKELPIWTDEAMDKLLEK
- a CDS encoding MalY/PatB family protein; its protein translation is MVEFDTVYNRCNTNSSKWDSVKDTYGEDDLLPMWIADMDFKANLPVLDALKKTAEQGILGYSPAPDSLYEAIQSWQKRHHDYLISKEAILFNSGVVPSLSLAIQAYTEPGDAILIHDPVYPPFAKVVEQNNRKLVRSQLLIDHEHFVMDLEKMEKQIIAENVRLFILCNPHNPGGRVWTKSELEAFGKLCAKYDVLVISDEIHQDLIFAPHVFTTFTNVHPTFKEFSITLTAATKTFNLAGIKNSMIFIENPDLRKKFVAAQERNFQNEINVFGYVGTQAAYQHGDIWLEELLVYLKENIDTVSEFLKTELSEVKMMHPEGTYLIWLDFSAFNLTDAQLQKQLIHKGKVVLNPGISFGPKGTQHMRLNVACPKETLLEGLNRIKQSFK
- a CDS encoding peptidylprolyl isomerase encodes the protein MSEFPQLDLANEKGPKAVIKTNRGDITVQLFPEHAPKTVENFVQLAKKGYYDGVIFHRVIPDFMIQGGDPTGTGMGGESIYGEKFEDEFSKDVFNLRGALSMANAGPNTNGSQFFIVNNQNVPANMMGQLEGAGFPTEVIEAYKKGGTPWLDFRHTVFGHVVEGMDVVDEIGGVQRDSQDRPTFDVVIDKVEISE
- a CDS encoding NAD(P)/FAD-dependent oxidoreductase; its protein translation is MSDSKNIYDLTIVGAGPVGLFAAFYAGIRKAKTKIIDSLPQLGGQLSTLYPEKYIYDVPGFPAIKASELIENLEKQIAPFAHETCLEEEVRNLVQEDGYLRIETSKGVHYSKAVIFAIGNGSFQPRRLTIDGAAELEGNHVHYYVTDMNKFSGKKVAIAGGGDSAIDWALMLEPIAEEVSIIHRRPEFRGHEHSVDNLKNSEVSIYTPYVIDQLLVENNSFKGIQLKETKADNFEKLDLDSLIINYGFTSSLSHLKDWGLDVSRNAIEVNSDMSTNIPGVYAVGDICNYDGKVKLIATGFGEAPTAVNNALHFVKPDTRTQPMHSTSLFEGKEANML
- a CDS encoding DUF1450 domain-containing protein; protein product: MNPLIECCEQNLAKGAELLLSDPFIEENGDVISYSCMNECVLCAQTYFVLFEGERITGETPEELVLNIKKAIVLWQEEMG
- a CDS encoding phosphatidylglycerophosphatase A family protein, giving the protein MVIKGETLEQKARQLLKERGVEMEDLVELVLFLQQPYIEDLDVATCIEHIDSVLSKREVHNTIITGIQLDILAEEKKLLHPLQEILEEDEGLYGIDEILALSIVNVYGSIGFTNYGYIDKVKPGILAKLNSHEGPQVHTFLDDIVGAIAAAAASRLAHSQPDKSMITQ